A single Buteo buteo chromosome 17, bButBut1.hap1.1, whole genome shotgun sequence DNA region contains:
- the KIF3C gene encoding kinesin-like protein KIF3C, which translates to MAGKSRSGCEALKVVARCRPMSRKEEAAGYERVLELDVKLGQVSIRNPRAAPGELPKTFTFDAVYDASSKQADLYDETVRPLIDSVLRGFNGTIFAYGQTGTGKTYTMQGAWAEPEKRGIIPISFEHIFTHISRSQNQQYLVRASYLEIYQEEIRDLLAKDQSKKLELKENPETGVYIKDLSSFVTKNVKEIEHVMNLGSQTRSVGSTNMNEHSSRSHAIFLITIECSETGPDGEEHIRVGKLNLVDLAGSERQSKMGAHGERPKEASKINLSLSALGNVISALVDGKSTHIPYRDSKLTRLLQDSLGGNAKTIMVATLGPASHSYDESLSTLRFANRAKNIKNKPRVNEDPKDTLLREFQEEIVRLKAQLEKRGMLGKKRRRSSRRKKAVDGESATENEGEDDNEDGLEKNMENYLKEQKERLEEEKAAIQDDHSLVSEEKQKLLQEKEKMIEDLRKEQEATELLATKYKAMESKLLIGGRTIVDHTNEQQKMLELKRQEIAEQKRREREMQQEMLLRDEETMELRETYTSLQQEVEIKTKKLKKLYAKLQAVKAEIQDQHDEYIRVRQDLEEAQNEQTRELKLKYLIIENFIPPEEKNKIMNRLYFDGEEDQWKFQPLVPTGGNSNQMKKRPTSAVGYKRPISQYARVAMAMGSHPRYRAENIMFLELDLSPPAIFEFERSRDPAEQDPRALHLERLMHLDSLLERPAASRVRKSRSWCQTPRSLPSSTTHVSLTSSSPCAATMPAQE; encoded by the exons atggccgGTAAGTCCCGCAGCGGCTGCGAGGCGCTGAAGGTGGTGGCCCGGTGCCGCCCGATGAGCAGgaaggaggaggcggcgggctACGAGCGCGTCCTGGAGCTGGACGTGAAGCTGGGGCAGGTGAGCATCCGAAacccccgcgccgcccccggGGAGCTGCCCAAGACCTTCACCTTCGACGCCGTCTACGACGCCAGCTCCAAGCAGGCGGACCTCTACGACGAGACGGTGCGGCCGCTGATCGACTCCGTGCTGCGGGGCTTCAACGGCACCATCTTCGCCTACGGCCAGACCGGCACCGGCAAGACCTACACCATGCAGGGGGCCTGGGCGGAGCCGGAGAAGCGGGGCATCATCCCCATCTCCTTCGAGCACATCTTCACCCACATCTCCCGCTCGCAGAACCAGCAGTACCTGGTGAGGGCCTCGTACCTGGAGATCTACCAGGAGGAGATCAGGGACCTCCTCGCCAAGGACCAGAGCAAGAAGCTGGAGCTGAAGGAGAACCCCGAGACGGGGGTGTACATCAAGGACCTCTCCTCCTTCGTGACCAAGAACGTCAAGGAGATCGAGCACGTCATGAACCTGGGGAGCCAGACGCGCTCCGTGGGCAGCACCAACATGAACGAGCACAGCTCCCGCTCCCACGCCATCTTCCTCATCACCATCGAGTGCAGCGAGACGGGGCCGGACGGCGAGGAGCACATCCGCGTGGGCAAGCTCAACCTGGTGGACCTGGCCGGCAGCGAGCGCCAGAGCAAAATGGGGGCCCACGGAGAGCGCCCCAAGGAAGCCTCCAAGATCAACCTCTCCCTCTCCGCCCTGGGCAACGTCATCTCCGCCCTCGTGGACGGCAAGAGCACCCACATCCCCTACCGGGACTCCAAGCTGACCCGCCTGCTGCAGGACTCCCTCGGGGGCAACGCCAAGACAATCATGGTGGCCACCTTGGGCCCGGCCTCCCACAGCTACGACGAGAGCCTCTCCACCCTCAGGTTCGCCAACAGGGCCAAGAACATCAAGAACAAGCCCCGGGTCAACGAGGACCCCAAGGACACCTTGCTGCGGGAGTTTCAGGAGGAGATCGTCCGGCTGAAAGCCCAGCTGGAGAAGCGCGGCatgctggggaagaagaggagaaggagcagccGGAGGAAGAAGGCGGTGGACGGGGAGAGCGCCACGGAGAACGAAGGGGAGGACGACAATGAGGACGGCCTGGAGAAGAACATGGAGAATTACTTGAAGGAGCAGaaggagaggctggaggaggagaaggccgCTATCCAGGATGACCACAGCCTGGTGAGCgaggagaagcagaagctgctgcaggagaaggagaagatgaTCGAGGATCTGCGGAAGGAGCAGGAGGCCACGGAGCTGCTGGCCACCAAGTACAAG GCGATGGAGAGCAAGCTGCTCATCGGCGGCAGGACCATCGTGGACCACACCAACGAGCAGCAGAAGATGCTGGAGCTGAAGCGGCAGGAGATAGCCGAGCAG AAACGCCGGGAGCGGGAGATGCAGCAGGAGATGTTGCTGCGGGACGAGGAGACCATGGAGCTGCGGGAGACTTACacctccctgcagcaggaggtggaGATCAAAACCAAGAAGCTGAAGAAG ctgtACGCCAAGCTGCAGGCCGTGAAGGCGGAGATCCAGGACCAGCACGACGAGTACATCCGCGTGCGCCAGGACCTGGAGGAGGCGCAGAACGAGCAGACGCGGGAGCTGAAGCTCAA GTACTTGATCATCGAGAACTTCATCCCACCAGAAGAGAAGAACAAGATCATGAACCGCCTGTACTTCGACGGTGAGGAGGACCAGTGGAAGTTCCAGCCGCTGGTGCCCACCGGAGG aaaCAGCAACCAAATGAAGAAGCGGCCTACCTCTGCAGTGGGGTACAAGAGACCCATCAGCCAATACGCCCGCGTGGCCATGGCCATGGGATCTCATCCTCGGTACCGG gctgagaACATCATGTTCTTGGAGCTGGACCTCTCCCCTCCGGCCATCTTTGAGTTTGAGCGGAGCAGGGACCCGGCAGAGCAGGACCCCCGGGCTCTCCacctggagaggctgatgcaCCTGGACAGCCTCCTGGAGCGGCCGGCGGCCTCCCGGGTGAGGAAGTCCCGCTCCTG GTGCCAGACGCCGCGGTCACTGCCATCCTCAACCACGCATGTCTCCCTCACCTCCAGCTCCCCGTGCGCCGCCACGATGCCAGCTCAGGAGTGA